One Burkholderia gladioli genomic window, CGCGCGGCGCGCCGCCTCGCAGGTGGCCGTCGAACTCTCGTGGAAGGTATGCGTGTACGGGCTGCTCGATGCGTCGAACTGCTCCTGCGTGTACAGCGGCTTGGGCGCGGACGAGCAAGCCGCCAGCAGGGTGCCGGCGGCAAGCGCGCAAGTCAGGGAAATCAGGCTGGGTCGATTGTGCATGGCGTCGAGTAAGGGGCGGGCCCGCCGCCGCGCGGCCGTCGCGCTGCGAGGCCCCTGCCGGTTGCGTGACCGGCCGCTATTATAGTTTCCCCTGATGTCGGCCTGCAGTTGGGGCCGCCGGGTGCCATGAAAAAAATCCCGCCGGGTGGAGGCGGGGGGCGGGAGGCGGATCGAGAGCGGCCGGCCCGGCGCGGGCGCGGCCCCGGCATCGGGCGCCGCGCCTTGACGGCGACGGCGCGCCGATGGCGGACGAGGTTCAGGCCGTGCCCGTGGCCACCTCGATCTTGCGCGGCAGCGCTTCGGCGCGGCGCGGGATCCGCAGCGTCAGCAGGCCGTCGCGCAGGTTCGCCTCGATGCGCGCGGTATCGAAGTGCGGGCTGACCACGAAGCTGCGCAGATAGCGCGGCGCGCGCCATTCGGCGTGCTGCACGCGCAGGCCTTCGGTCTGCGGCAGCGACACCTGGGCGTCGATGGTCAGGCGGTTGTCGTGCACGCGCAGGTCGAGCCCGGCCTTCGAGACGCCGGGCAGGTCGGCCCACAGCGTGATGCCCTCGCTGTCCTCGACGATGTCGACGGCCGGCGCGACGGCCGGGCCGCGGCGCGGCGCCTCGCTGGCTTGCGTGGATTCCGGCGCGGCAGTGTCGGCGACGGCGGGGCGATCGATCAGTTCGGACGTGGTGTTCATGGCGATATTCCTCGAGGCTGTTTACTGGACTTGGATCGAACGCGGCTGCGATGCCGCGCGCTTCGCGATACGGATGCGCAGGCAACCATCCTCGTAGCGCGCCTGGATGTCGTTGGCATCGGCATTCGAGGGCAGTTCGACGGCGCGACGGAAGCGTCCGCCGAAGCGCTCGCGGGCCAGCACGCGAGCGGCCGCACGCGGCGCCTCGCCTTCGGCCTGCGGTGCGGCGGGGCCGGCCTGTGCCTCGCGGCGCTCGCCCGTGATCGTCAGGAGTCCTTTGTCGATGCTGAGGTCGAAGTCGCCGGCCTGCATGCCCGGTGCCGCCACCACGATCTCGATCGCCTCGTCGGAGGCGCCGATGTTGATCGGCGGGAAGCTGTCGAAGCGCCCGCTGCGCGCGGCCGCCGCGAACGAGGGCGCGGCCAGCAGGCCCGACATCTGCCGCTGCAGCCGGTCGAATTCGCCGAACAGGCCGGCACCGAAACGATAAGTGGTCATGGTTCGAGTCCTCTCGAGGATCGGCACGCGCGGCCCTGTTTGAAACACGCTGCGTGCGATGCGTTGTCAACCGGCGGCGCGGGTCGCGCTCGCCTCATGGCTCCACAGGTAGGAACGCCGTGCACGAATTCAAGAGGCCATCGTCAATCGAGCTTGCACGCGCATCGATGGCCGGGGCGCGAGCCTCTCGCCATGTTTCGCGCGCGCCGTCGTGTCCGCGATGAAAAGGCCCCGCGTGGAGGGCGGCGCCGGGAGAACCGCCGGGGTCGCGCCCCGCTTCAGGGCGATCCCTATCGGGATCATCCCGAATCGCGCCCTCCAGCCGTCCCAAACTGCGGGAGCGCGATGGTATGCTGGCCTTCTTTCTTATAAGGAGGTCGGCATCGGCAAGCTCGCGATGCCGATGACCAAGATCGATTCGCCTCTCGATACGCCAGAAGGTTCTGGTGCCGGC contains:
- a CDS encoding Hsp20/alpha crystallin family protein, whose translation is MNTTSELIDRPAVADTAAPESTQASEAPRRGPAVAPAVDIVEDSEGITLWADLPGVSKAGLDLRVHDNRLTIDAQVSLPQTEGLRVQHAEWRAPRYLRSFVVSPHFDTARIEANLRDGLLTLRIPRRAEALPRKIEVATGTA
- a CDS encoding Hsp20/alpha crystallin family protein, producing the protein MTTYRFGAGLFGEFDRLQRQMSGLLAAPSFAAAARSGRFDSFPPINIGASDEAIEIVVAAPGMQAGDFDLSIDKGLLTITGERREAQAGPAAPQAEGEAPRAAARVLARERFGGRFRRAVELPSNADANDIQARYEDGCLRIRIAKRAASQPRSIQVQ